The sequence NNNNNNNNNNNNNNNNNNNNNNNNNNNNNNNNNNNNNNNNNNNNNNNNNNNNNNNNNNNNNNNNNNNNNNNNNNNNNNNNNNNNNNNNNNNNNNNNNNNNNNNNNNNNNNNNNNNNNNNNNNNNNNNNNNNNNNNNNNNNNNNNNNNNNNNNNNNNNNNNNNNNNNNNNNNNNNNNNNNNNNNNNNNNNNNNNNNNNNNNNNNNNNNNNNNNNNNNNNNNNNNNNNNNNNNNNNNNNNNNNNNNNNNNNNNNNNNNNNNNNNNNNNNNNNNNNNNNNNNNNNNNNNNNNNNNNNNNNNNNNNNNNNNNNNNNNNNNNNNNNNNNNNNNNNNNNNNNNNNNNNNNNNNNNNNNNNNNNNNNNNNNNNNNNNNNNNNNNNNNNNNNNNNNNNNNNNNNNNNNNNNNNNNNNNNNNNNNNNNNNNNNNNNNNNNNNNNNNNNNNNNNNNNNNNNNNNNNNNNNNNNNNNNNNNNNNNNNNNNNNNNNNNNNNNNNNNNNNNNNNNNNNNNNNNNNNNNNNNNNNNNNNNNNNNNNNNNNNNNNNNNNNNNNNNNNNNNNNNNNNNNNNNNNNNNNNNNNNNNNNNNNNNNNNNNNNNNNNNNNNNNNNNNNNNNNNNNNNNNNNNNNNNNNNNNNNNNNNNNNNNNNNNNNNNNNNNNNNNNNNNNNNNNNNNNNNNNNNNNNNNNNNNNNNNNNNNNNNNNNNNNNNNNNNNNNNNNNNNNNNNNNNNNNNNNNNNNNNNNNNNNNNNNNNNNNNNNNNNNNNNNNNNNNNNNNNNNNNNNNNNNNNNNNNNNNNNNNNNNNNNNNNNNNNNNNNNNNNNNNNNNNNNNNNNNNNNNNNNNNNNNNNNNNNNNNNNNNNNNNNNNNNNNNNNNNNNNNNNNNNNNNNNNNNNNNNNNNNNNNNNNNNNNNNNNNNNNNNNNNNNNNNNNNNNNNNNNNNNNNNNNNNNNNNNNNNNNNNNNNNNNNNNNNNNNNNNNNNNNNNNNNNNNNNNNNNNNNNNNNNNNNNNNNNNNNNNNNNNNNNNNNNNNNNNNNNNNNNNNNNNNNNNNNNNNNNNNNNNNNNNNNNNNNNNNNNNNNNNNNNNNNNNNNNNNNNNNNNNNNNNNNNNNNNNNNNNNNNNNNNNNNNNNNNNNNNNNNNNNNNNNNNNNNNNNNNNNNNNNNNNNNNNNNNNNNNNNNNNNNNNNNNNNNNNNNNNNNNNNNNNNNNNNNNNNNNNNNNNNNNNNNNNNNNNNNNNNNNNNNNNNNNNNNNNNNNNNNNNNNNNNNNNNNNNNNNNNNNNNNNNNNNNNNNNNNNNNNNNNNNNNNNNNNNNNNNNNNNNNNNNNNNNNNNNNNNNNNNNNNNNNNNNNNNNNNNNNNNNNNNNNNNNNNNNNNNNNNNNNNNNNNNNNNNNNNNNNNNNNNNNNNNNNNNNNNNNNNNNNNNNNNNNNNNNNNNNNNNNNNNNNNNNNNNNNNNNNNNNNNNNNNNNNNNNNNNNNNNNNNNNNNNNNNNNNNNNNNNNNNNNNNNNNNNNNNNNNNNNNNNNNNNNNNNNNNNNNNNNNNNNNNNNNNNNNNNNNNNNNNNNNNNNNNNNNNNNNNNNNNNNNNNNNNNNNNNNNNNNNNNNNNNNNNNNNNNNNNNNNNNNNNNNNNNNNNNNNNNNNNNNNNNNNNNNNNNNNNNNNNNNNNNNNNNNNNNNNNNNNNNNNNNNNNNNNNNNNNNNNNNNNNNNNNNNNNNNNNNNNNNNNNNNNNNNNNNNNNNNNNNNNNNNNNNNNNNNNNNNNNNNNNNNNNNNNNNNNNNNNNNNNNNNNNNNNNNNNNNNNNNNNNNNNNNNNNNNNNNNNNNNNNNNNNNNNNNNNNNNNNNNNNNNNNNNNNNNNNNNNNNNNNNNNNNNNNNNNNNNNNNNNNNNNNNNNNNNNNNNNNNNNNNNNNNNNNNNNNNNNNNNNNNNNNNNNNNNNNNNNNNNNNNNNNNNNNNNNNNNNNNNNNNNNNNNNNNNNNNNNNNNNNNNNNNNNNNNNNNNNNNNNNNNNNNNNNNNNNNNNNNNNNNNNNNNNNNNNNNNNNNNNNNNNNNNNNNNNNNNNNNNNNNNNNNNNNNNNNNNNNNNNNNNNNNNNNNNNNNNNNNNNNNNNNNNNNNNNNNNNNNNNNNNNNNNNNNNNNNNNNNNNNNNNNNNNNNNNNNNNNNNNNNNNNNNNNNNNNNNNNNNNNNNNNNNNNNNNNNNNNNNNNNNNNNNNNNNNNNNNNNNNNNNNNNNNNNNNNNNNNNNNNNNNNNNNNNNNNNNNNNNNNNNNNNNNNNNNNNNNNNNNNNNNNNNNNNNNNNNNNNNNNNNNNNNNNNNNNNNNNNNNNNNNNNNNNNNNNNNNNNNNNNNNNNNNNNNNNNNNNNNNNNNNNNNNNNNNNNNNNNNNNNNNNNNNNNNNNNNNNNNNNNNNNNNNNNNNNNNNNNNNNNNNNNNNNNNNNNNNNNNNNNNNNNNNNNNNNNNNNNNNNNNNNNNNNNNNNNNNNNNNNNNNNNNNNNNNNNNNNNNNNNNNNNNNNNNNNNNNNNNNNNNNNNNNNNNNNNNNNNNNNNNNNNNNNNNNNNNNNNNNNNNNNNNNNNNNNNNNNNNNNNNNNNNNNNNNNNNNNNNNNNNNNNNNNNNNNNNNNNNNNNNNNNNNNNNNNNNNNNNNNNNNNNNNNNNNNNNNNNNNNNNNNNNNNNNNNNNNNNNNNNNNNNNNNNNNNNNNNNNNNNNNNNNNNNNNNNNNNNNNNNNNNNNNNNNNNNNNNNNNNNNNNNNNNNNNNNNNNNNNNNNNNNNNNNNNNNNNNNNNNNNNNNNNNNNNNNNNNNNNNNNNNNNNNNNNNNNNNNNNNNNNNNNNNNNNNNNNNNNNNNNNNNNNNNNNNNNNNNNNNNNNNNNNNNNNNNNNNNNNNNNNNNNNNNNNNNNNNNNNNNNNNNNNNNNNNNNNNNNNNNNNNNNNNNNNNNNNNNNNNNNNNNNNNNNNNNNNNNNNNNNNNNNNNNNNNNNNNNNNNNNNNNNNNNNNNNNNNNNNNNNNNNNNNNNNNNNNNNNNNNNNNNNNNNNNNNNNNNNNNNNNNNNNNNNNNNNNNNNNNNNNNNNNNNNNNNNNNNNNNNNNNNNNNNNNNNNNNNNNNNNNNNNNNNNNNNNNNNNNNNNNNNNNNNNNNNNNNNNNNNNNNNNNNNNNNNNNNNNNNNNNNNNNNNNNNNNNNNNNNNNNNNNNNNNNNNNNNNNNNNNNNNNNNNNNNNNNNNNNNNNNNNNNNNNNNNNNNNNNNNNNNNNNNNNNNNNNNNNNNNNNNNNNNNNNNNNNNNNNNNNNNNNNNNNNNNNNNNNNNNNNNNNNNNNNNNNNNNNNNNNNNNNNNNNNNNNNNNNNNNNNNNNNNNNNNNNNNNNNNNNNNNNNNNNNNNNNNNNNNNNNNNNNNNNNNNNNNNNNNNNNNNNNNNNNNNNNNNNNNNNNNNNNNNNNNNNNNNNNNNNNNNNNNNNNNNNNNNNNNNNNNNNNNNNNNNNNNNNNNNNNNNNNNNNNNNNNNNNNNNNNNNNNNNNNNNNNNNNNNNNNNNNNNNNNNNNNNNNNNNNNNNNNNNNNNNNNNNNNNNNNNNNNNNNNNNNNNNNNNNNNNNNNNNNNNNNNNNNNNNNNNNNNNNNNNNNNNNNNNNNNNNNNNNNNNNNNNNNNNNNNNNNNNNNNNNNNNNNNNNNNNNNNNNNNNNNNNNNNNNNNNNNNNNNNNNNNNNNNNNNNNNNNNNNNNNNNNNNNNNNNNNNNNNNNNNNNNNNNNNNNNNNNNNNNNNNNNNNNNNNNNNNNNNNNNNNNNNNNNNNNNNNNNNNNNNNNNNNNNNNNNNNNNNNNNNNNNNNNNNNNNNNNNNNNNNNNNNNNNNNNNNNNNNNNNNNNNNNNNNNNNNNNNNNNNNNNNNNNNNNNNNNNNNNNNNNNNNNNNNNNNNNNNNNNNNNNNNNNNNNNNNNNNNNNNNNNNNNNNNNNNNNNNNNNNNNNNNNNNNNNNNNNNNNNNNNNNNNNNNNNNNNNNNNNNNNNNNNNNNNNNNNNNNNNNNNNNNNNNNNNNNNNNNNNNNNNNNNNNNNNNNNNNNNNNNNNNNNNNNNNNNNNNNNNNNNNNNNNNNNNNNNNNNNNNNNNNNNNNNNNNNNNNNNNNNNNNNNNNNNNNNNNNNNNNNNNNNNNNNNNNNNNNNNNNNNNNNNNNNNNNNNNNNNNNNNNNNNNNNNNNNNNNNNNNNNAAATCAGTGAATAATTTGCTGGATCATAAAACATTTTTGCTGGAGAATCAGTCACCAGtctagctattatttttttgaaagggAGTGGGAGAGGTGAAGTTGGGGcttctgtaaagaaaaaaggaggaaaattccaaaattaaaGATCTGACTTCAGATAACCCAGCACATAGTACAATCCAGAATCTGAAAGTAGGGCACCAGCTGTTGTTTAAACAGTGTATAGAACACCATCAAGACCTTTATTTCCTGCGTCTAACAGCAGTCTTTATCTTGCGACCAGAAACTGAAGTTGCAGAAGAAGAGAATGAGTTTTTCCCACTTGACCACACAGTAAACGCCGATGGAGACTGGCTAAACTGAAAGCCCCTCGAGCCAGAGGGCTGGGCTGAGGCTGCAGGTGTGCTGGCATTTGCACCGATCGTGAACACTCCTGATGCATTATTTTTTGTGAAGTTGAGATTTGTAGCGCTGCTGCCAAACTGGAGAACAGAACTGGAGTTAGGAGCTGTCCCAGAGCCAAATGCAGACTGACCAGGCTGCTGTCCAAACACGGGAGGCTGGCTACTGCTTGACACTGTCCCAAAAGTAGGTGGCGCAGGCTGAGAAGCAGCAGAAAACAGTGCTGCTGAAGATGATACAGATCCAAAGCGTGGGGGGTTAGGCTGGCTGGCACCCTGACTTTGTGCAAACGTTGGGGTCTGGTTAGCACCGAACGCTGGACTGGCAGATGGTGCCGAAGGTCCAGTGCCAAATACAAAGGAGGGTCCTGCAGAACTCgatgtggtgggagctccaaagCTGAAACCAGAGGCGGCAGTGTCACTGCTGCTGGCACCCGGACCAAAGACAAATGGGGCGACAGCTGTGCCCGCGCTCGACGTGGTTGCTGGTTTGCTCTCTCGAGAAAACAGCAAAGACTGAGATGTACCGGATTCGGCAGAGTCCCCAAAGGCAGAGCTGCTCACAGGACTGCTGGCCTGTCCAAACACAGAGGCAGCCGCAGGCGCGCTGGAGGACGCGGTGGAACTACCAAATATGCCACCAGCAGCTGAAGTGGCTGGTGTACTTGAATTAGAGGAACTGTTGTTCAAGAAACTAAAAACTGGCTTTGCTGTACCTTGATCAGCCGTAGTACTGGTTCGAGCTCCAAAAGCAAAAGTGGCCTTCGTTGGCTGTTCAGATTCCTTCTCAGGTGGTTTTGCCAAACTGAAACTAAAGGTTGACTTGGAAGAACCCTCGTCTTTGGTTTGCTCTGAGTTCCCAAAGGAAAACACTGGTGGACGCTTTGGCTCTTCACTGTCTGCTTTTTTCCCCAACACTAGAGATATAGACGTGACAGGCTCTTGCTGTTTCTCTTCTGTCCTTCCCAGAACAAACGAGGCAGGTGGCAGGGGGGCAGGGTCCGCGCTGCCAAAAGTGAACCCTCCTTTGGAGGCAggggattcttctttttttgcttctgACGTCTGACACGTGAAAGGAGCCACTGAGGCGCTCTTGGTGTCCGTGGTTCCAAAGCTGAAGCTGCTCTGGCTCTCAGAGGTCGCTGTGGTGtcagcagcagcagggggagggTTAATGACACCTGAATCGAAGCTAAAGGCTGCAGATGGAGCTTTAGGcggttcttctttcttttcttgctgccCAAGACTAGACACCCCAAACTGAAATGGAGCTGAAGAAGGGCACACTAAATGTAAATCCAATTGTGGGACATAAAAACTTGCAACTTTTCTAGATTAAAGTCAATTCAAGAGACATGTTAACTAAATTCAGTATGACTTAGATTAGTCCTAATTGTAACAGGATAGATGAGGGAGGTATAGTACATCTGCCTCAGTAGATTTTATGATTGGAGATGAAAATCTGAACAAGGGGCTGCCAGTCCTGTTTGGAGAGGTCATTTGTACCTGGTTTGTTAATGATTGTGAAGGACTAGTGGGTGATGGAGAGGAAGTTGTGATcacagaagaactaaaactgAAGGTAGGCACTGAAGAACCGGTGATGGGTAGAGAGTTTTTCGGTAATACCGGGACTTccgtttcctcctcctcttgaggTTCAGATGCCACAAAGCGCGTCCTCTCTCGCCTcatcttcccacctccaccacctcctccggAAGACAAACCATTGGCTGCAGACACACTGCAATCTGGGTAAGAAGAGCCGCTTTCTCGTTGTTCTCTACTTTGCCCTGGTGTCATGTTGTTTTCATATCCAGTACTGCGCTTTTTACCTATTCTTTGACTAGTCCTCCTTAATTCACCAGACGGGGTCCGAGCTGGTTTAAATTAAACAGCTCGATTTGCTGCTCTGGAAACTGGTTTCGGAATCATGAGTCTCTGAACATggggtggttgagagtccacctttTCCCCTCTGGCCTGAAAATCTGTGGTGGTGTCTATCCCACTCCTATCAAGAGGGGAattcagaggagaggaaaaaacagacGGAATTCTTTTTGCATCCAGTAGAGGGCTTGACATCTTCTCTAAAGACTGCAGTATCCTCCGAGCTGTTAAACTAGTCACACCATAGGATTGTGTGTTCAGTTGCTTAGCTTTCATCTGTCTTCTGACTGGTGCCTGATAGGGTGTGTTTTGTAGTTTAGACTGTCTTACAGCAGCTGCTGCCCCACCATATGTCGTTTTTCCAGGGTAAAAAGGAGAATCTCCAAGCTGACTTGTTTTAAGAACTGAAGAATTCCCAAGTGAAGGAGAAAGTGTTCCAAACACAGACAAATTGAATGCTGGTTTTTTTGAGCTGGTGGCAGTGTACTGTGAGAGCGAATGAGAACACAGAGGTGGCACTGAAGTGTTCTTTGAAAGAGCTATATCTTTATCAGAAGCTCCTGAAGAAAAACGGCTGGTGGTTGAGATGTTACCATCATCATGCTGAGAGGTAGCATCTATAATTTCCTTTGCGAGGGAAAATCCAGAACTGCCAGTTGGGAATGCCGAAGATGTGGAGGGCTGACAGTGTACTGCAGGAGATCCCAACATGGAGAAATTCAGATGGCTCCGGTGAAGAGAAGGCCTTGTTAATACATCTGGATAATTTGAAGCAGTACTAGTCGTTGAGGGTCCTTCTGTATTACTGACTGGTGGCACAGGAGGGATTCTCCCATCATGAATGTGAGGGTTCTCCTCACCAGCATGTATTATATGGTCATCTTCCCTATTTTCCGGCCACTGTGCCACCTCTCTGGTGCCTGTTGAGCAGCTACATACACCTTCATTCTTGTGGAAGTATCTTTGTAGCCATCCTGGCACAATATTCTTAACAGATTCTGTGACCCTGCTGAGAatgccctgctgctgctgctgtcgccCCTGCTGGTAAGGTTTAACTGGCCCCTGGTGGCAACGCCGAGTCCGGATCTTGCCGCCAGCGCCCCCTCCTATGCCTCCAGCTCCCGAGGCCATGGCGTGAGCCTCCGCGGCTTCCCCCTCCGGGGCGGGAGAGGCAGAGACGGCCCTAAAGCCCCCGCGCGCCCGGCCGCAGCCCAAAAGTACGCACGCGCCGCCCACACAGCGGGGCACAGGCACACCGGGAATCGCGGGGCTGCGAGCAGGAGCGGAGAGAGAACGAGCGCTGGCGGCAGGGAAGGGGGTGGCGGCGACAGAGGCCGAGGACCTGGCTCCGGTCTGGCAGCCTCCCGCGGACCCCCGCCTCTGTGTATGTCACCGTCTCTATGGAGAT is a genomic window of Physeter macrocephalus isolate SW-GA unplaced genomic scaffold, ASM283717v5 random_1934, whole genome shotgun sequence containing:
- the LOC112062919 gene encoding nuclear pore complex protein Nup153-like, yielding RKVASFYVPQLDLHLVCPSSAPFQFGVSSLGQQEKKEEPPKAPSAAFSFDSGVINPPPAAADTTATSESQSSFSFGTTDTKSASVAPFTCQTSEAKKEESPASKGGFTFGSADPAPLPPASFVLGRTEEKQQEPVTSISLVLGKKADSEEPKRPPVFSFGNSEQTKDEGSSKSTFSFSLAKPPEKESEQPTKATFAFGARTSTTADQGTAKPVFSFLNNSSSNSSTPATSAAGGIFGSSTASSSAPAAASVFGQASSPVSSSAFGDSAESGTSQSLLFSRESKPATTSSAGTAVAPFVFGPGASSSDTAASGFSFGAPTTSSSAGPSFVFGTGPSAPSASPAFGANQTPTFAQSQGASQPNPPRFGSVSSSAALFSAASQPAPPTFGTVSSSSQPPVFGQQPGQSAFGSGTAPNSSSVLQFGSSATNLNFTKNNASGVFTIGANASTPAASAQPSGSRGFQFSQSPSAFTVWSSGKNSFSSSATSVSGRKIKTAVRRRK
- the LOC112062920 gene encoding LOW QUALITY PROTEIN: nuclear pore complex protein Nup153-like (The sequence of the model RefSeq protein was modified relative to this genomic sequence to represent the inferred CDS: substituted 1 base at 1 genomic stop codon), which encodes MASGAGGIGGGAGGKIRTRRCHQGPVKPYQQGRQQQQQGILSRVTESVKNIVPGWLQRYFHKNEGVCSCSTGTREVAQWPENREDDHIIHAGEENPHIHDGRIPPVPPVSNTEGPSTTSTASNYPDVLTRPSLHRSHLNFSMLGSPAVHCQPSTSSAFPTGSSGFSLAKEIIDATSQHDDGNISTTSRFSSGASDKDIALSKNTSVPPLCSHSLSQYTATSSKKPAFNLSVFGTLSPSLGNSSVLKTSQLGDSPFYPGKTTYGGAAAAVRQSKLQNTPYQAPVRRQMKAKQLNTQSYGVTSLTARRILQSLEKMSSPLLDAKRIPSVFSSPLNSPLDRSGIDTTTDFQARGEKVDSQPPHVQRLMIPKPVSRAANRAVXFKPARTPSGELRRTSQRIGKKRSTGYENNMTPGQSREQRESGSSYPDCSVSAANGLSSGGGGGGGKMRRERTRFVASEPQEEEETEVPVLPKNSLPITGSSVPTFSFSSSVITTSSPSPTSPSQSLTNQVQMTSPNRTGSPLFRFSSPIIKSTEADVLYLPHLSCYN